Proteins encoded together in one Papaver somniferum cultivar HN1 unplaced genomic scaffold, ASM357369v1 unplaced-scaffold_21, whole genome shotgun sequence window:
- the LOC113339707 gene encoding uncharacterized protein LOC113339707 has translation MDREDLSSEANNDVLLARGRSTDKRKKTDGYGKGRGRFKSRTRLRKDECDWCHDLGHWVKDCNEESDDASDFSLTVTPSTCTIADSTWVLDTGATVIVICSIHIKMHDGMVRELKEVIFVPAIKKNLISLGTLEAKGYKIVVENGGNLWIVATEKTKLWHMRLAHPGDNSLHRLVQQDLLKGVIACKRVWVYTMRHKDEIIEIFVRWKKATQTQTGKKIRVLRSDNGGEYKSDPFLQVCHDGGIKRHFTVNKTPQQNGVAERMNRTLLEKVENKRTSTNEPLQQVDIDATPPIPVKSVSV, from the exons atggacCGCGAAGACCTTTCAAGTGAAGCTAATAATGATGtgcttcttgcaagaggtcgttcaacagacaAGAGAAAGAAGACTGATGGTTATGGTAAAGGTAGAGGGCGTTTTAAGAGTAGAACACGTCTGCGTAAAGATGAGTGTGATTGGTGCCATGATTTAGGTCATTGGGTTAAGGATT gtaatgaagaatcagatgatgcttctgatttctcGCTCACTGTGACACCATCAACTTGTACTATTGCAGATAGTACATGGGTATTAGATACTGGAGCAAC GGTCATTGTAATTTGTAGTATTCAtatcaagatgcatgatggtatggttagAGAGCTGAAGGAGGTAATATTTGTACCTGCcataaagaagaatctgatttcactCGGAACTTTAGAAGCTAAGGGCTATAAGATAGTCGTTGAAAATGGTGGTAATCTCTGGATCgttg CTACCGAGAAGACGAAGCTATGGCACATgagacttgcacatccaggtgatAATTCGTTGCATAGGTTGGTTCAACAAGACTTATTGAAAGGTGTTATTGCCTGCAA GCgcgtatgggtgtacaccatgaggcataaggatgaaATCATAGAAatctttgtgaggtggaaaaaggcaactCAGACTCAAACTGGCAAAAAGATCAGAGTACTACGttcggacaatggtggagagtacaagagTGATCCATTCTTGCAAGTCTGTCACGATGGGGGGATAAAGAGGCACTTCACAGTTAATAAGACACCGCAACAGaatggggtagctgaacgcatgaatcgtactttgctggagaag GTGGAGAACAAAAGAACCAGTACTAatgagcctttgcagcaggtggatattgatgcaactccaccaaTTCCAGTTAAGTCTGTATCTGTTTAG